In Arachis hypogaea cultivar Tifrunner chromosome 17, arahy.Tifrunner.gnm2.J5K5, whole genome shotgun sequence, a single window of DNA contains:
- the LOC112762607 gene encoding UPF0481 protein At3g47200-like, whose protein sequence is MENHVAKELEAMLKEAQPSFTTKSCCIYKVPHEIRQLNEDAYTPVLVSIGPLHHRNSRLVTMEGHKQVYCQHLVGKSEASLSDLVSCVQQLEPQIRACYSENIDLTADELVKVIFIDCCFIIELFLRSLAQKTEDDVILPKDWKEHRVRYDLILLENQVPLFVVEKIYNLTFASRLDSGRFPSFMWLAADIYFSYYNKQGVLTPASSSIAHFTDLLRYFHLPPSHRIPSRNLAPFVLGHSASELVEAGLKFQVNKSSHCILDLEFEHGILKIPHVIVHDRTEVWLRNIVALEQCHYPRHHYITDYVNFLAQLVNTNKDADVLIKARIIQSDISGNDTSVAKLFRDVDKNTILINHNANCVKICDDLNAFYEHPCRTKIATLRRDYFTTPWKTATSIAGIVLLLLTVIQTVCSILQLHS, encoded by the coding sequence ATGGAGAATCATGTAGCTAAAGAGTTGGAAGCAATGCTGAAGGAGGCACAACCTTCGTTTACAACCAAAAGCTGCTGTATTTACAAGGTGCCCCATGAAATCCGTCAATTAAACGAAGATGCATACACCCCAGTACTTGTTTCTATTGGCCCTCTTCATCACCGGAATTCCAGACTGGTAACCATGGAAGGTCACAAACAGGTTTATTGCCAACACTTGGTTGGAAAATCGGAGGCAAGTTTGAGCGATTTGGTGAGTTGCGTGCAACAGTTGGAACCACAAATCCGTGCATGTTACTCTGAGAATATCGATCTGACAGCGGATGAGTTGGTGAAGGTGATATTCATAGACTGTTGTTTCATAATTGAGCTTTTCCTCAGAAGTTTGGCGCAGAAGACAGAGGATGATGTTATCCTCCCAAAAGATTGGAAGGAGCATCGAGTGAGATATGATTTGATATTACTTGAGAATCAGGTTCCTTTGTTTGTTGTTGAGAAAATATACAATCTAACTTTTGCTTCTCGCTTAGATAGTGGTCGATTCCCTTCATTTATGTGGCTTGCTGCTGacatatatttttcatattacAACAAACAAGGAGTGTTAACACCGGCTAGTAGCAGTATAGCACACTTCACTGATCTGCTTAGATACTTCCACTTGCCACCATCTCATAGAATACCTTCAAGGAACCTTGCACCGTTTGTTCTTGGTCACAGTGCATCTGAGTTAGTTGAAGCAGGACTGAAGTTCCAAGTAAATAAATCAAGTCATTGCATACTTGACTTGGAATTTGAACATGGTATTCTTAAAATCCCACACGTTATAGTGCATGATAGGACTGAAGTTTGGTTGAGGAACATTGTGGCTTTGGAGCAGTGTCACTATCCTCGACATCACTACATCACTGACTACGTTAACTTCCTTGCTCAACTTGTCAACACAAACAAGGATGCGGATGTCCTCATCAAAGCTCGAATAATTCAGAGTGATATAAGTGGTAATGACACTTCAGTGGCTAAGTTATTCAGAGATGTTGATAAGAATACTATACTGATAAATCATAATGCCAATTGTGTCAAAATTTGTGATGATTTGAATGCTTTTTACGAACATCCCTGCCGCACTAAAATAGCAACTCTGAGACGCGATTATTTCACCACTCCATGGAAGACAGCAACTTCTATTGCTGGAATTGTATTGCTCCTTCTTACTGTTATTCAGACTGTATGTTCCATTCTCCAGCTTCATTCTTAA
- the LOC112762428 gene encoding UPF0481 protein At3g47200-like yields the protein MENDVAIAVEAMLKNAQPLFTTESCCIYKVPSQIRQSNEDAYTPKIVSIGPLHHGNSRLVTMEGHKQVYCQHFIQRSEVSLTDLVSCVQQLEPQIRACYSEKIDLTVDELVKVIFIDCCFVIELFLGHVWMRNDAIHSKSWMGTRVAQDLILLENQIPFFVFEKIYNLAFASRLNGGKLRSFMWIAVIMFPYHNKQGVLPPAGGNIAHFTDLVRYLYLPPSHRIPSRNPVPLVIGQSASELVEAGVKFTVNKPWHGIGILDLEFEHGILKIPDIVVDDSTEVWLRNIVALEQCHYPRHHYIADYVNFLTRLVNRDKDADVLIKAGIIRSTISGNDTSVAKLFKDVDKNFTVFNVNANYLEICDDLKAYCKHPCHTKMATLRRDYFTTPWKTATSIAGIVLLFLTFVQTICSILQV from the coding sequence ATGGAGAATGATGTAGCTATAGCGGTTGAAGCAATGCTGAAGAACGCACAACCTTTGTTTACAACCGAAAGTTGCTGCATCTACAAGGTGCCCAGTCAAATTCGCCAATCAAACGAAGATGCATACACTCCAAAGATTGTTTCTATTGGCCCTCTTCATCACGGGAATTCCAGGCTGGTAACTATGGAAGGGCACAAACAGGTTTACTGTCAACATTTCATTCAGAGATCGGAGGTAAGTTTAACCGACTTGGTGAGTTGCGTGCAACAGTTGGAACCTCAAATCCGTGCATGTTACTCTGAGAAGATCGATCTCACAGTGGATGAATTGGTGAAGGTGATATTCATAGACTGTTGTTTCGTAATTGAGCTTTTCCTCGGACATGTGTGGATGAGAAATGATGCTATCCATTCAAAATCGTGGATGGGTACTCGGGTAGCGCAAGATCTGATATTACTTGAGAATCAGATTCCTTTTTTTGTCTTTGAGAAGATATACAATCTAGCTTTTGCTTCTCGCTTAAACGGTGGTAAACTCCGTTCATTTATGTGGATTGCTGTTATTATGTTTCCATATCACAACAAACAAGGAGTGTTACCACCGGCAGGTGGCAATATAGCACACTTCACTGATCTGGTTAGATACTTGTACTTGCCACCATCTCATAGAATACCTTCAAGGAACCCTGTACCATTAGTTATTGGTCAGAGTGCATCTGAGTTAGTTGAAGCAGGAGTCAAGTTCACAGTAAATAAACCATGGCACGGCATTGGCATACTAGACTTGGAATTTGAACATGGTATTCTTAAAATCCCGGATATTGTAGTAGATGATTCCACTGAAGTTTGGTTGAGGAACATTGTGGCTTTGGAGCAGTGTCACTATCCTCGACATCACTACATCGCCGACTACGTTAACTTCCTTACTCGACTTGTCAACAGAGACAAGGATGCGGATGTCCTCATTAAAGCTGGAATAATTCGGAGTACGATAAGTGGTAACGATACTTCAGTGGCTAAGCTATTTAAGGATGTTGATAAAAATTTTACAGTGTTTAATGTCAATGCTAATTATCTCGAAATTTGTGATGATTTGAAAGCTTATTGCAAGCATCCTTGCCACACTAAAATGGCAACTCTCAGACGCGATTATTTTACCACTCCATGGAAGACAGCAACTTCCATCGCTGGAATTGTATTACTCTTTCTTACTTTTGTTCAGACTATATGTTCTATTCTCCAAGTTTAA
- the LOC112766221 gene encoding protein FATTY ACID EXPORT 6, whose amino-acid sequence MHDFCFTIPYGLILVGGGLFAFIRRGSLASLGGGVGSGLVLIFAGYLSLNAFNKRKNSYLALFIETITAVALTWVMGQRYMETSKIMPAGLVAGLSALMTLFYFFKLATGGNHLSAKAE is encoded by the exons atgcacGATTTCTGCTTCACGATTCCGTACGGTTTGATTCTGGTAGGCGGTGGACTCTTCGCTTTCATCAGGAGAGGAAGCCTGGCTTCTCTCGGCGGAGGCGTTGGCTCCGGCTTGGTTCTCATCTTCGCCGGTTATCTCAGTCTCAATGCCTTCAACAAGCGCAAGAACTCTTACCTCGCTTTGTTTATCGAAACAA TTACCGCAGTCGCACTAACATGGGTCATGGGACAGCGATACATGGAAACATCCAAGATTATGCCTGCTGGTCTTGTAGCAGGACTTAG TGCTCTTATGACCCTCTTTTATTTCTTCAAACTAGCAACTGGTGGCAACCATCTCTCTGCCAAGGCAGAGTGA
- the LOC112766822 gene encoding cytochrome P450 716B1, which yields MSVLLATLLLLIPVLLLLIRRRKPSKRVPPGSLGIPIIGQSLGLLRAMRSNNAEKWIEQRIRKYGPVSKLNLFGTPAVLIYGQAANKFIFSNNGGTIANQQTQSVKMILGDRNILELNGEDHKRVRSALMSFLKPESLKLYVQKIDGEVRRHLEMHWKGKQNVKVLPLMKTLTFNIICSLLFGLEPGKQRDQFLVSFHTMIKGMWSIPINLPFTRYNRSLRASARIQKMLKQIVDRKRVELERNQASTHQDLITCLIGIQSAGDEQVITEKEIIHNSMLVMVAGYDTSSVLITFLIRLLANEPAIFAAVLQEQEEIAKSKQSREPLTWEDLAKMKYTWRVALETLRMFPPIFGSFRKAVTDIEYDGYIIPKGWQIFWVTAMTQMDNSIFPEPTKFDPSRFEDQLSIPPYCFIAFGGGSRICPGYELARIETLVSIHYLVTSFSWKLCADDNFSRDPMPVPTQGLPIEIWPRKNLP from the exons ATGAGTGTTCTCCTTGCTACTCTCCTCTTACTAATCCCAGTTCTTCTTCTTTTGATCAGAAGAAGAAAGCCATCCAAAAGGGTCCCACCTGGTTCACTTGGAATACCAATCATTGGTCAAAGCCTTGGCCTTCTTAGAGCTATGCGTTCAAACAATGCAGAGAAATGGATTGAACAGAGGATCAGAAAGTATGGTCCTGTTTCTAAGCTAAACTTGTTTGGAACACCAGCTGTTTTGATTTATGGACAGGCTGCAAACAAGTTCATATTCTCTAACAATGGAGGCACAATTGCTAACCAGCAAACACAGTCCGTTAAGATGATCTTGGGAGATCGGAACATACTTGAACTTAATGGCGAAGATCATAAGCGAGTCAGAAGCGCGCTCATGTCGTTCCTCAAGCCAGAATCCTTGAAGCTGTATGTGCAGAAGATTGATGGAGAAGTTAGGAGGCACCTTGAGATGCATTGGAAGGGAAAACAGAATGTTAAG GTGTTACCTCTGATGAAGACACTCACATTCAACATAATTTGCTCTCTTTTGTTTGGTCTTGAGCCTGGAAAGCAGAGAGATCAGTTCCTAGTTTCTTTCCATACAATGATCAAAGGAATGTGGTCAATTCCTATTAACTTGCCGTTCACACGCTACAATCGCAGCCTCAGAGCAAGTGCAAGGATCCAGAAGATGTTGAAGCAGATTGTGGACAGAAAAAGGGTTGAACTTGAGCGAAATCAAGCCTCTACTCACCAAGATTTGATCACTTGCTTAATTGGCATACAAAGTGCTGGTGATGAACAGGTTATCACTGAGAAGGAGATCATTCATAATAGCATGCTTGTCATGGTTGCTGGATATGACACTTCATCTGTTCTAATCACTTTCCTTATCAGACTCTTAGCTAATGAACCTGCAATTTTTGCAGCAGTTCTTCAAG AACAAGAAGAGATAGCAAAAAGCAAGCAATCAAGAGAGCCTCTAACTTGGGAAGACCTTGCAAAGATGAAGTACACATGGAGAGTAGCATTGGAAACTCTTAGGATGTTTCCTCCCATCTTTGGTAGCTTCAGAAAGGCAGTGACAGATATTGAATATGATGGATACATTATTCCCAAAGGGTGGCAA ATCTTCTGGGTTACAGCAATGACTCAAATGGACAATAGCATATTCCCAGAGCCAACAAAGTTTGATCCAAGTAGATTTGAAGACCAATTGTCTATTCCTCCATACTGCTTCATTGCATTTGGTGGGGGATCAAGAATATGTCCAGGATATGAGTTGGCCAGGATTGAAACTCTTGTTTCAATCCATTATCTTGTGACAAGCTTCAGTTGGAAATTATGTGCAGACGATAACTTCAGTAGAGATCCAATGCCAGTTCCAACTCAAGGGCTTCCAATTGAGATTTGGCCAAGGAAAAATCTTCCTTAA
- the LOC112764666 gene encoding uncharacterized protein — protein sequence MNIRAKQIIGWLGPLPKRRERQSSSTFTLFLLAMSMASSNKTLLLSTFFLLIIITAHQVSTLKYPFHPRDLLPLLPKQLSWPILNSLHSAVDLLPVFVGAASNTSSPDNSVEWKGACFYENKAWMVFHNNSQTQYGGGTLHLKVSEAHSWTCLDLYIFATPYRVTWDYYFLSREHTLEFSEWEGKAEYEYVKNHGVSIFLMKAGMLGTLEALWEVFPLFTNTGWGENSNINFLKKHMGASFEARPEPWVTNVTADDIHSGDFLAVSKIRGRWGAFESLEKWVSGAYAGHTAVCLRDSDGKLWIGESGHENEEGEDIIALIPWDEWWEFELNEDDSNPHIALLPLHPDVRAKFNETAAWEYARSMEGKPYGYHNMIFSWIDTLTGNYPPPIDANVVACVMTIWSQLQPAYAANMWNEALNKRLGTKGLDLSQVLVEVEKRGSSFEQLLTIPEQDDWVYSDGKSTSCIAFILEMYKAAGLFNPIASSVQVTEFTIKDAYILNFFENNSSRLPNWCNDGDTVKLPYCQIKGKYRMELPGYNSMEPYPHMNERCPSLPTKYYRPENC from the exons ATGAACATAAGAGCTAAGCAAATAATTGGATGGTTGGGTCCGTTACCAAAACGAAGAGAGAGGCAGAGCAGTTCCACGTTCACACTCTTCCTTCTTGCCATGTCCATGGCTTCCTCGAACAAAACGTTATTGCTCAGCACCTTCTTCCTTCTCATCATCATAACGGCTCACCAAGTTTCCACCTTGAAATACCCATTTCACCCTCGGGACCTTCTCCCTCTGCTCCCAAAGCAACTCTCTTGGCCGATCCTCAACTCTCTCCACAGTGCGGTCGACCTTCTTCCGGTCTTCGTCGGCGCCGCCTCTAACACCTCCTCACCGGATAACTCAGTCGAGTGGAAAGGTGCTTGCTTCTATGAGAACAAGGCTTGGATGGTGTTCCATAACAATAGTCAAACCCAGTATGGCGGTGGCACCCTTCACTTAAAg GTTAGCGAAGCTCATAGTTGGACATGCTTAGATCTTTATATATTTGCTACCCCGTATCGAGTAACATGGGATTATTATTTCCTTTCACGGGAGCATACACTCGAGTTCAGCGAGTGGGAAGGCAAAGCTGAGTATGAGTAT GTGAAAAACCATGGGGTATCAATTTTCCTTATGAAAGCTGGGATGTTGGGAACACTTGAAGCACTATGGGAGGTCTTTCCTTTATTTACAAATACTGGATGGGGTGAGAACTCCAATATCAACTTTTTAAAGAAGCATATGGGAGCTTCTTTCGAAGCACGTCCTGAGCCGTGGGTTACAAATGTCACCGCTGACGATATCCACTCTGGTGATTTCCTTGCTGTTTCAAAGATCCGAGGTCGTTGGGGTGCTTTTGAGTCTCTAGAGAAGTGGGTTAGTGGAGCGTATGCTGGACACACTGCCGTTTGCTTAAGGGATTCCGATGGAAAGCTTTGGATTGGGGAGTCAGGACATGAAAATGAAGAG GGAGAAGATATAATTGCTTTGATTCCATGGGATGAGTGGTGGGAATTTGAGCTGAATGAAGATGACTCCAATCCCCATATTGCACTTCTTCCTTTGCATCCTGATGTTCGTGCCAAATTTAATGAGACTGCTGCCTGGGAGTATGCAAGAAGCATGGAAGGAAAGCCATATGGTTACCACAACATGATCTTCAGTTGGATAGACACTTTAACCGGAAACTATCCACCTCCTATAGATGCTAATGTG GTTGCTTGTGTTATGACAATTTGGAGTCAACTACAACCTGCATATGCTGCAAATATGTGGAATGAAGCTTTGAACAAACGATTAGGCACTAAG GGACTTGATCTTTCACAAGTTTTGGTCGAAGTTGAAAAGCGTGGATCATCTTTTGAACAATTGCTGACAATTCCGGAGCAGGATGACTGGGTCTACAGTGATGGGAAGTCAACTTCTTGCATTGCTTTTATACTTGAGATGTACAAAGCGGCTGGATTGTTCAACCCAATTGCTAGTTCTGTTCAAGTGACAGAGTTTACA ATAAAAGATGCATACATTCTGAATTTTTTCGAGAACAACTCTAGTCGATTGCCGAATTGGTGCAATGATGGAGACACTGTGAAGCTTCCATATTGTCAGATCAAAGGAAAGTACCGAATGGAACTTCCGGGATACAACAGCATGGAACCGTATCCTCATATGAATGAAAGGTGCCCATCTCTTCCCACAAAGTACTACAGACCTGAAAACTGCTAG